A single genomic interval of Agromyces cerinus harbors:
- a CDS encoding cation:proton antiporter — MDLLLAGVLALLAIAAATAVAPKLGVAAPLLLVLVGLGVGLLPAVPSFEIDPEWILAGVLPPLLYSAAVSMPAMEFRRDFGAISGLSIVLVVITAVLLGLLFAWLIPGLGIAWGIALGAIVSPTDAVATSIVKRLGVSPRVVAMLEGESLLNDASALVLLRAAIAGAAASVSIWGVAGSFVYSIVIAAVIGVAVGWVNLRVRARIANPTVNTVISFTMPFLAAIPAEHLGASGLVAAVVAGLVTGRGAARFLSPQHRLSDAQNWRTVELVLEGAVFLVMGLELTAIVADVEAAHEGAWFAVGLAAIALTATVLIRAAFVAPLLAALSRRASRAATIKGVIADRAAGGTATFERGPGRGRERGRAAIETQHLEHRASLGDGRRGSQPPSPATVERFRTMWRRRVADIDYLLAQPLGWREGTIVVWAGMRGVVTLAAAQTLPSETPSRSLLVLIAFVVAVGSLLVQGGTLPWLVRWLIPARDPGESAAERRELERMLRTAAMTEMAADDDPAVRAMAERMRAAWQLSNAEGASDGEGAADAAEDTDGSGGSGGSGDTKGTVTPSEASDRRIDPEQVRLLRLRMIEAERNALLDARDDGMFSAAALSAALEDLDAEQISVELKGMESA; from the coding sequence CTCCTCTACTCGGCCGCGGTCTCGATGCCGGCGATGGAGTTCCGCCGAGACTTCGGGGCTATCAGCGGGCTCTCGATCGTGCTCGTGGTCATCACCGCAGTGCTGCTCGGGCTGCTGTTCGCGTGGCTGATCCCCGGCCTCGGCATCGCGTGGGGCATCGCCCTCGGCGCGATCGTCAGCCCGACCGACGCGGTCGCGACCTCGATCGTGAAGCGCCTCGGGGTCTCGCCACGGGTGGTGGCGATGCTCGAGGGCGAGAGCCTGCTCAACGACGCCAGCGCGCTCGTGCTGTTGCGGGCGGCGATCGCGGGCGCCGCGGCATCCGTCTCGATCTGGGGCGTCGCCGGCTCGTTCGTGTACTCGATCGTCATCGCCGCCGTCATCGGCGTCGCCGTGGGCTGGGTCAACCTGCGGGTGCGCGCTCGCATCGCCAACCCGACGGTCAATACAGTGATCTCGTTCACGATGCCGTTCCTGGCCGCGATCCCGGCCGAGCACCTCGGCGCCTCGGGCCTCGTCGCCGCCGTGGTCGCGGGGCTCGTGACCGGACGCGGGGCGGCGCGCTTCCTCAGCCCGCAGCATCGACTGTCGGACGCCCAGAACTGGCGCACGGTCGAGCTCGTGCTCGAGGGTGCGGTGTTCCTCGTGATGGGGCTCGAGCTCACCGCGATCGTCGCCGATGTGGAGGCGGCCCACGAAGGCGCCTGGTTCGCGGTCGGACTCGCGGCGATCGCGTTGACTGCGACGGTGCTGATCCGCGCCGCCTTCGTCGCCCCGCTGCTCGCCGCCCTCTCGCGCCGGGCAAGTCGCGCCGCGACCATCAAGGGCGTCATCGCCGACCGTGCAGCCGGCGGCACGGCGACGTTCGAGCGCGGGCCCGGTCGTGGTCGTGAACGCGGGCGCGCCGCCATCGAGACGCAGCACCTCGAGCACCGGGCCTCGCTCGGAGACGGGCGCCGCGGCTCGCAGCCGCCCTCGCCGGCGACGGTCGAGCGGTTCCGCACGATGTGGCGGCGGCGGGTCGCCGACATCGACTACCTGCTCGCGCAGCCGCTCGGCTGGCGGGAGGGCACGATCGTCGTGTGGGCGGGTATGCGCGGCGTCGTGACGCTCGCCGCCGCGCAGACGCTGCCGTCGGAGACCCCGAGTCGCTCGCTGCTCGTCCTGATCGCGTTCGTCGTCGCCGTCGGCTCCCTGCTCGTGCAGGGCGGCACCCTGCCGTGGCTCGTGAGATGGCTCATTCCCGCGCGCGACCCGGGCGAGAGCGCCGCAGAACGACGCGAACTCGAGCGGATGCTGCGCACCGCCGCGATGACCGAGATGGCGGCCGACGACGATCCCGCCGTGCGCGCGATGGCCGAGCGGATGCGCGCGGCCTGGCAGCTCTCGAACGCCGAGGGCGCGAGCGACGGCGAGGGCGCAGCGGATGCCGCGGAGGACACGGATGGCTCGGGCGGCTCGGGCGGCTCGGGCGACACGAAGGGCACCGTGACCCCATCCGAGGCATCCGACCGCCGGATCGACCCCGAGCAGGTGCGCCTGCTGCGGCTCCGCATGATCGAGGCCGAGCGCAACGCCCTGCTCGACGCGCGCGACGACGGCATGTTCAGCGCCGCCGCACTCAGCGCAGCGCTCGAGGACCTCGACGCCGAGCAGATCAGCGTCGAGCTGAAGGGCATGGAGAGCGCCTGA